Proteins encoded together in one Megalops cyprinoides isolate fMegCyp1 chromosome 20, fMegCyp1.pri, whole genome shotgun sequence window:
- the LOC118795742 gene encoding voltage-gated potassium channel subunit beta-1-like, whose translation MQVSFACTDHNLKAPRNGDDRHSKQNATSPNSGSAARARFRTVALIARSLGSFTHRHHISLKESTAKLTGMKYRNLGKSGLRVSCLGLGTWVTFGGQISDEVAERLMTIAYESGVNLFDTAEVYSAGKAEIILGNIIKKKCWRRSSLVITTKLYWGGKAETERGLSRKHIIEGLKGSLQRLQLEYVDVVFANRPDNNTPMEEIVRAMTYVINQGMAMYWGTSRWTAMEIMEAYSVARQFNMIPPVCEQAEYHFFQRDKVEVQLPELYHKIGVGVVSWSPLACGIITGKYENGVPESSRASMKSYQWLKDKIVSEDGRKQQAKLKELAHIAEKLSCTLPQLAVAWCLRNEGVSSVLLGTSNPEQLTENLGAIQVLPKITSDVASDIDHILGNRPHSKRDVRS comes from the exons ATGCAGGTGTCCTTCGCCTGCACAGACCACAACCTGAAGGCCCCGCGCAACGGGGACGACCGGCACAGCAAGCAGAACGCCACCAGCCCCAACTCGGGCAGCGCGGCTCGGGCGAGGTTCCGCACGGTGGCCCTCATCGCCCGCAGTCTCGGCTCCTTCACGCACCGGCACCACATCTCCCTGAAGGAGTCCACGGCCAAGCTGACCGGGATGAAGTATCG GAACCTGGGGAAGTCGGGACTGCGGGTGTCATGTTTAGGGCTTG gaACTTGGGTGACATTTGGGGGTCAAATTTCTGATGAG GTGGCAGAGCGGCTCATGACCATCGCCTACGAGAGCGGGGTCAACCTCTTCGACACTGCAGAAGTGTACTCCGCCGGAAA AGCTGAGATAATCCTTGGGAACATTATCAAGAAGAAGTGCTGGAG GAGGTCCAGTCTGGTCATCACCACCAAACTGTACTGGGGGGGAAA agcggagacagagagaggactcTCCAGGAAGCACATTATAGAAG GGCTCAAGGGCTCCCTCcagaggctgcagctggagtACGTGGATGTCGTCTTCGCCAACCGCCCCGACAACAACACGCCCATGGAGG AGATTGTGAGAGCCATGACCTATGTGATAAACCAAGGCATGGCCATGTACTGGGGGACATCTCGGTGGACAGCTATGGAGATTATG GAGGCGTACTCCGTGGCACGGCAGTTCAACATGATCCCGCCGGTGTGTGAGCAGGCCGAGTACCACTTCTTCCAGAGGGACAAGGTCGAGGTGCAGCTGCCCGAACTCTACCACAAGATAG gtgTGGGCGTGGTCTCGTGGTCTCCGCTGGCCTGCGGAATCATCACGGGGAAGTACGAGAACGGCGTCCCAGAATCCTCCCGGGCCTCCATGAAG tcATACCAGTGGCTGAAGGACAAGATCGTGAGTGAGGATGGGAGGAAGCAGCAGGCCAAGCTGAAGGAGCTGGCCCACATCGCAGAGAAGCTGAGCTGCACCCTTCCTCAACTGGCTGTGG CCTGGTGCCTGCGGAACGAGGGGGTGAGCTCAGTACTCCTGGGAACATCAAACCCAGAACAGCTGACAGAGAACCTGGGCGCTATACAG GTGCTTCCAAAGATAACGTCTGACGTGGCATCCGACATCGATCACATCTTGGGGAATAGGCCCCACAGCAAGAGGGATGTCCGTTCATAG